One Desulfobulbus oligotrophicus DNA segment encodes these proteins:
- a CDS encoding cofactor-independent phosphoglycerate mutase — translation MKYILLIGDGMGDLPIADLHNQTPLEAAATPTMDRLAPLAEMMRVRTVPEGYPPGSDVANLSLLGYEPERYYTGRAPLEAASMGVELAPEETAFRCNLVHVHRPDAERLIMVDYSSGHITTEESQQLIEAVQQECGNESVRLYPGVSYRHLLVYRGELPEGFATVPPHDHSDQDVSAYFQEYRQIEQFPPLLEQASTILRDHPVNRKREQEGKRTANALWLWGEGKRPAMETLQQRFGVGGGMISAVDLLKGLGVLGGLRVIEVPGATGYLDTNYQGKAEAALAVLAENDFVVVHVEAPDETGHQGLAQEKVQAVADFDQRIVAPIVTEMERRGEPFRLVVTMDHYTPVARRTHEDWPVPMFLYDSRGVAVPSGRTYTEANVLAAVQENGLDLASGSAFFRRFVEQEG, via the coding sequence ATGAAATATATTCTTTTGATCGGTGACGGCATGGGGGACCTGCCCATCGCCGACTTGCACAACCAGACGCCTCTGGAGGCGGCAGCAACTCCCACCATGGACCGGCTGGCGCCGCTGGCTGAGATGATGCGGGTGCGTACGGTTCCTGAAGGGTATCCTCCCGGCAGTGATGTGGCCAATCTTTCTTTGCTGGGCTATGAGCCGGAGCGGTACTACACTGGTCGGGCGCCGTTGGAGGCGGCCAGCATGGGTGTTGAACTGGCGCCGGAAGAAACAGCTTTCCGGTGCAACCTGGTCCATGTGCATCGACCGGATGCCGAACGGCTGATCATGGTGGACTACAGCAGCGGGCATATCACCACTGAGGAGAGTCAGCAGTTGATCGAGGCTGTGCAGCAGGAATGCGGCAACGAGTCAGTGCGCCTGTACCCGGGGGTGAGTTACCGTCATCTTCTGGTGTATCGCGGCGAGCTGCCCGAAGGGTTTGCCACGGTTCCTCCCCACGATCATTCTGATCAGGATGTGTCTGCGTATTTCCAGGAGTACCGGCAGATTGAACAGTTTCCGCCTCTTCTGGAACAGGCGTCGACAATTTTGCGGGATCATCCGGTGAACCGGAAGCGTGAACAAGAGGGAAAGCGGACCGCCAATGCTCTTTGGTTATGGGGCGAAGGTAAGCGGCCGGCCATGGAGACCCTGCAACAGCGATTTGGTGTTGGCGGCGGCATGATCTCCGCTGTTGATCTGCTCAAGGGGCTGGGAGTACTGGGAGGGCTGCGGGTTATTGAAGTGCCGGGTGCCACCGGTTACCTGGATACCAATTATCAGGGCAAGGCTGAGGCCGCCCTTGCGGTGCTGGCTGAGAACGATTTTGTGGTGGTGCATGTTGAGGCACCGGACGAAACCGGACACCAGGGATTGGCGCAGGAAAAGGTACAGGCAGTGGCTGATTTTGATCAACGCATCGTTGCTCCGATTGTAACGGAGATGGAACGTCGAGGCGAACCCTTCCGGCTGGTGGTGACCATGGATCATTACACACCGGTCGCCCGACGGACTCACGAGGATTGGCCGGTGCCGATGTTTTTATACGACTCGCGCGGTGTTGCGGTACCGTCCGGAAGGACATACACTGAGGCCAATGTTCTGGCCGCGGTTCAGGAAAACGGACTGGATCTGGCCTCAGGATCGGCTTTTTTTCGTCGATTCGTCGAGCAGGAGGGATGA
- a CDS encoding homoserine dehydrogenase, protein MREIKVGLIGFGTVGKGLAEVLLTQKERLIRRTGMSIRLAGVADHSTAALPDRFSSVSLTKNAADLITDPDIDVIVELIGGIEPAKTFVMQAIAAGKHVVTANKALLSEEGAEIFAAAAARGVEVGFEASVGGGIPVIKALKEGLVANRILSIMGIMNGTANYILTRMTDEGIPFAEVLQDAQRLGFAEADPTYDIEGIDTAHKLAILMTIAYGTPITHKQIVTEGISQIEPMDIELAREFGCRIKLLAISRNHGDHVEARVHPTMVPQQHLLASINGAYNAIHFQGDTVGNVLLYGLGAGMIPTGSAVAADLVDIARNIACGSIGRVPALSYLPDQMQSRRITPMDELYGPYYFRCTVLDQPGVLASIAGILAKYEISIESVLQKGRKSAGAVPLVVVTHSARESAIRGALDEIGRLEAVTAPVVKIRILEEE, encoded by the coding sequence ATGAGGGAAATCAAGGTTGGGTTGATCGGATTCGGCACAGTGGGAAAGGGGTTGGCAGAGGTACTGTTAACACAGAAGGAGCGGTTGATCAGGCGAACGGGAATGAGCATTCGCCTTGCCGGGGTTGCCGATCACAGCACTGCAGCCCTGCCGGATCGTTTCAGTTCTGTTTCCCTGACCAAGAACGCCGCAGATCTGATCACTGATCCGGATATCGATGTGATCGTTGAACTGATCGGTGGTATCGAACCGGCTAAAACCTTTGTCATGCAGGCCATTGCCGCCGGTAAGCATGTGGTGACCGCCAATAAGGCGCTGCTTTCTGAGGAAGGCGCTGAGATTTTTGCCGCGGCGGCTGCCAGGGGGGTGGAGGTGGGCTTTGAAGCCAGTGTCGGTGGCGGCATTCCGGTGATCAAGGCGCTCAAAGAGGGATTGGTCGCCAACCGCATTCTCTCCATCATGGGCATTATGAACGGTACGGCCAACTACATCTTAACGCGTATGACCGATGAGGGGATTCCTTTTGCCGAAGTGCTGCAGGACGCACAACGATTGGGTTTTGCCGAGGCTGATCCGACCTACGATATTGAAGGTATCGACACCGCCCACAAGCTCGCTATCCTGATGACCATTGCCTACGGAACACCGATCACCCACAAGCAGATTGTCACGGAAGGCATCTCGCAGATAGAACCCATGGACATTGAACTGGCCCGTGAATTCGGCTGCCGAATCAAACTGTTGGCCATCAGCCGCAATCATGGTGATCATGTCGAGGCACGTGTTCACCCCACCATGGTCCCGCAGCAACATCTGCTGGCCTCGATTAATGGGGCCTACAACGCCATTCATTTCCAGGGGGATACCGTGGGCAACGTGCTGCTTTACGGCCTGGGAGCCGGCATGATTCCCACGGGCAGTGCTGTTGCTGCTGATCTGGTTGATATTGCCCGTAACATCGCCTGCGGCTCCATCGGCCGGGTACCGGCCCTGTCGTATCTGCCCGATCAGATGCAATCCCGTCGTATCACTCCCATGGATGAACTGTACGGACCCTACTATTTTCGCTGCACAGTTCTTGATCAACCGGGGGTTCTGGCCTCCATTGCCGGGATCCTGGCAAAATATGAGATCAGTATAGAGTCGGTTCTTCAGAAGGGTCGTAAAAGTGCCGGTGCTGTTCCTCTGGTCGTGGTGACGCACAGCGCCAGAGAATCGGCTATCCGCGGAGCACTTGATGAAATCGGTCGTCTTGAGGCTGTGACGGCTCCGGTTGTTAAGATCCGTATCCTGGAAGAGGAGTGA